A window of Ictidomys tridecemlineatus isolate mIctTri1 chromosome 1, mIctTri1.hap1, whole genome shotgun sequence contains these coding sequences:
- the Brix1 gene encoding ribosome biogenesis protein BRX1 homolog isoform X1, with the protein MVATKRKRRGDLAVQAKKPKRNEKDAKSLSKSPVKAEEVEEEEKDRIPGPVCKGKWKNKERILIFSSRGINFRTRHLMQDLRMLMPHSKADTKMDRKDKLFVINEVCEMKNCNKCIYFEAKKKQDLYMWLSNSPHGPSAKFLVQNIHTLAELKLTGNCLKGSRPLLSFDPAFDELSHYSLLKELLIQIFSTPRYHPKSQPFVDHVFTFTILDNRIWFRNFQIIEEDAALVEIGPRFVLNLIKIFQGSFGGPTLYENPHYQSPNMHRRIVRSITAAKYKEKQQVKDVQKLRKKEPKTILPHDPTEDVFVTPAEKKPIEIQWVKPEPKVDLKARKKRIYKRQRKMNQKVNSGNAK; encoded by the exons ATGGTGGCAACCAAGAGGAAACGGCGTGGGGATTTGGCGGTTCAGGCGAAGAAGCCAAAAAGAAACGAAAAAGATGCCAAGTCTTTATCTAAGTCGCCCGTCAAGGCAGAagaggtggaggaagaagagaaagaccGTATCCCAGGTCCCGTTTGCAAG ggCAAATGGAAGAATAAGGAACGgattctcattttttcttctagAGGAATAAATTTCAGAACAAGACATTTAATGCAGGACTTGAGAATGTTGATGCCTCATTCTAAAGCAG atacTAAAATGGATCGTAAAGATAAGTTATTTGTGATTAATGAG GTCTGTGAAATGAAAAACTGCAATAAATGCATCTATTTTGAAGCTAAGAAAAAACAGGATCTCTATATGTG GCTTTCAAATTCACCTCATGGGCCATCTGCCAAATTCCTTGTTCAAAACA ttCATACCCTGGCTGAATTAAAGCTGACAGGAAATTGTTTGAAAGGTTCTCGGCCCCTTTTGTCTTTTGACCCT gCTTTTGATGAATTGTCACACTATTCATTGTTAAAAGAACTCTTAATTCAG atttTTAGTACACCCAGATATCATCCCAAAAGCCAACCATTTGTGGACCATGTGTTTACTTTCACCATTTTGGATAACAGAATATGGTTTCGGAACTTTCAG ATCATAGAAGAAGATGCTGCTCTTGTAGAAATAGGACCTCGTTTTGTCTTGAATCTTATAAAGATTTTTCAAGGAAGTTTTGGAGGACCAACTTTATATGAAAATCCTCACTACCAGTCACCAAACATG CATCGGCGTATCGTAAGATCTATCACAGCTGCAAAATACAAAGAGAAACAGCAAGTGAAAGATGTGCAAAAACTGCGAAAGAAAGAGCCAAAGACTATTCTTCCACATGATCCCACTGAAGATGTTTTTGTTACACCAGCTGAGAAAAAACCAATAGAAATACAGTGGGTAAAACCAGAGCCAAAAGTCGAtttgaaagcaagaaaaaaaaggatttacaaaaggcaaagaaaaatgaacCAGAAGGTGAacagtgggaatgcaaaatga
- the Rad1 gene encoding cell cycle checkpoint protein RAD1 isoform X1 — protein MQLLYPLFISWLQLQISLASYRRRGTRSSERLVIPPAPPPRRFLILGRSVGPSIESLPSGPNEQWTMPLLTQQIQDENENSLVASLDNVRNLSTILKAIHFKDFATCFATKNGIKVTVENAKCVQANAFIQAEIFQEFVVQEESVTFRINLTVLLDCLSIFGSSPMPGTLTALRMCYQGYGHPLMLFLEEGGVVTVCKINTQEPEETLDFDFCSTNVINKIILQSEGLREAFSELDMTSEVLQITMSPNKPYFRLSTFGNAGSSHLDYPKDSDLMEAFHCNQTQVNRYKISLLKPSTKALVLSCKVSIRTDNRGFLSLQYMIRNEDGQICFVEYYCCPDEEVPES, from the exons ATGCAGTTACTGTATCCGTTGTTTATTTCATGGTTACAACTTCAAATATCTCTGGCCTCATACCGAAGACGAGGAACCCGTAGCTCTGAGAGATTAGTAATTCCCCCCGCCCCGCCACCCAG GCGTTTCCTGATCCTCGGGCGCAGTGTTGGCCCCAGCATCGAGAGCTTACCCTCGGGGCCGAATGAGCAGTGGACCATGCCCCTCCTAACCCAACAGATCCAAGATGAGAATGAGAACAGCTTAGTGGCCAGCCTTGACAATGTCAGGAATCTCTCTACTATCTTGAAAGCTATTCATTTCAAAGACTTTGCCACATGTTTCGCTACTAAAAATGGAATCAAGGTTACAGTGGAAAATGCAAAGTGTGTGCAAGCAAATGCTTTTATTCAG GCTGAAATATTTCAAGAGTTTGTGGTTCAGGAAGAGTCTGTTACTTTTCGAATTaatttaacagtccttttggactGCTTATCTATTTTTGGATCAAGTCCTATGCCAG GGACTTTAACTGCACTTCGAATGTGTTACCAAGGCTATGGTCACCCTTTGATGTTATTTCTGGAAGAGGGAGGAGTGGTAACCGTCTGCAAAATCaatactcaggagcctgaggagaCTCTTGATTTTGATTTCTGTAGCACCaatgttattaataaaattattctgcAGTCAGAAGGGCTCCGTGAAGCATTTTCTGAATTGGATATGACAAGTGAGGTCCTCCAGATCACCATGTCTCCTAATAAGCCATATTTCAG GTTATCTACTTTTGGAAATGCAGGAAGCTCCCACCTTGATTATCCCAAAGATTCTGATTTGATGGAAGCATTTCATTGTAATCAGACCCAGGTTAACAG ATACAAGATTTCTTTACTGAAACCCTCTACCAAGGCATTAGTTTTATCTTGTAAGGTATCTATTCGGACAGATAACCGGGGATTCCTCTCATTACAGTACATGATTAGAAATGAAGATGGACAAATATGTTTTGTAGAATATTACTGTTGCCCTGATGAAGAAGTTCCTGAATCTTGA
- the Brix1 gene encoding ribosome biogenesis protein BRX1 homolog isoform X2 — protein MCLVVFEGKWKNKERILIFSSRGINFRTRHLMQDLRMLMPHSKADTKMDRKDKLFVINEVCEMKNCNKCIYFEAKKKQDLYMWLSNSPHGPSAKFLVQNIHTLAELKLTGNCLKGSRPLLSFDPAFDELSHYSLLKELLIQIFSTPRYHPKSQPFVDHVFTFTILDNRIWFRNFQIIEEDAALVEIGPRFVLNLIKIFQGSFGGPTLYENPHYQSPNMHRRIVRSITAAKYKEKQQVKDVQKLRKKEPKTILPHDPTEDVFVTPAEKKPIEIQWVKPEPKVDLKARKKRIYKRQRKMNQKVNSGNAK, from the exons ATGTGCCTTGTAGTGTTCGAG ggCAAATGGAAGAATAAGGAACGgattctcattttttcttctagAGGAATAAATTTCAGAACAAGACATTTAATGCAGGACTTGAGAATGTTGATGCCTCATTCTAAAGCAG atacTAAAATGGATCGTAAAGATAAGTTATTTGTGATTAATGAG GTCTGTGAAATGAAAAACTGCAATAAATGCATCTATTTTGAAGCTAAGAAAAAACAGGATCTCTATATGTG GCTTTCAAATTCACCTCATGGGCCATCTGCCAAATTCCTTGTTCAAAACA ttCATACCCTGGCTGAATTAAAGCTGACAGGAAATTGTTTGAAAGGTTCTCGGCCCCTTTTGTCTTTTGACCCT gCTTTTGATGAATTGTCACACTATTCATTGTTAAAAGAACTCTTAATTCAG atttTTAGTACACCCAGATATCATCCCAAAAGCCAACCATTTGTGGACCATGTGTTTACTTTCACCATTTTGGATAACAGAATATGGTTTCGGAACTTTCAG ATCATAGAAGAAGATGCTGCTCTTGTAGAAATAGGACCTCGTTTTGTCTTGAATCTTATAAAGATTTTTCAAGGAAGTTTTGGAGGACCAACTTTATATGAAAATCCTCACTACCAGTCACCAAACATG CATCGGCGTATCGTAAGATCTATCACAGCTGCAAAATACAAAGAGAAACAGCAAGTGAAAGATGTGCAAAAACTGCGAAAGAAAGAGCCAAAGACTATTCTTCCACATGATCCCACTGAAGATGTTTTTGTTACACCAGCTGAGAAAAAACCAATAGAAATACAGTGGGTAAAACCAGAGCCAAAAGTCGAtttgaaagcaagaaaaaaaaggatttacaaaaggcaaagaaaaatgaacCAGAAGGTGAacagtgggaatgcaaaatga
- the Rad1 gene encoding cell cycle checkpoint protein RAD1 isoform X2 — MPLLTQQIQDENENSLVASLDNVRNLSTILKAIHFKDFATCFATKNGIKVTVENAKCVQANAFIQAEIFQEFVVQEESVTFRINLTVLLDCLSIFGSSPMPGTLTALRMCYQGYGHPLMLFLEEGGVVTVCKINTQEPEETLDFDFCSTNVINKIILQSEGLREAFSELDMTSEVLQITMSPNKPYFRLSTFGNAGSSHLDYPKDSDLMEAFHCNQTQVNRYKISLLKPSTKALVLSCKVSIRTDNRGFLSLQYMIRNEDGQICFVEYYCCPDEEVPES, encoded by the exons ATGCCCCTCCTAACCCAACAGATCCAAGATGAGAATGAGAACAGCTTAGTGGCCAGCCTTGACAATGTCAGGAATCTCTCTACTATCTTGAAAGCTATTCATTTCAAAGACTTTGCCACATGTTTCGCTACTAAAAATGGAATCAAGGTTACAGTGGAAAATGCAAAGTGTGTGCAAGCAAATGCTTTTATTCAG GCTGAAATATTTCAAGAGTTTGTGGTTCAGGAAGAGTCTGTTACTTTTCGAATTaatttaacagtccttttggactGCTTATCTATTTTTGGATCAAGTCCTATGCCAG GGACTTTAACTGCACTTCGAATGTGTTACCAAGGCTATGGTCACCCTTTGATGTTATTTCTGGAAGAGGGAGGAGTGGTAACCGTCTGCAAAATCaatactcaggagcctgaggagaCTCTTGATTTTGATTTCTGTAGCACCaatgttattaataaaattattctgcAGTCAGAAGGGCTCCGTGAAGCATTTTCTGAATTGGATATGACAAGTGAGGTCCTCCAGATCACCATGTCTCCTAATAAGCCATATTTCAG GTTATCTACTTTTGGAAATGCAGGAAGCTCCCACCTTGATTATCCCAAAGATTCTGATTTGATGGAAGCATTTCATTGTAATCAGACCCAGGTTAACAG ATACAAGATTTCTTTACTGAAACCCTCTACCAAGGCATTAGTTTTATCTTGTAAGGTATCTATTCGGACAGATAACCGGGGATTCCTCTCATTACAGTACATGATTAGAAATGAAGATGGACAAATATGTTTTGTAGAATATTACTGTTGCCCTGATGAAGAAGTTCCTGAATCTTGA